Proteins from one Triticum aestivum cultivar Chinese Spring chromosome 7A, IWGSC CS RefSeq v2.1, whole genome shotgun sequence genomic window:
- the LOC123148271 gene encoding CASP-like protein 1E1, with product MESRGKPGFSGAGSLSGSRRSYMGAAAAAAPSKPAVDGCGVALRVFILAATLVAAVVMGLDRQTATVQVTIADTLPPLQVPVTAKWSYSSAFVYFVVANVMACIFSAVALAACRSRSAVVPLMVGDLVVQALLFSAVGAAAEFGILGERGNSHVRWGKVCHVYSSFCERAMAAVIVSLIAAFANLVHLMFAILDVHKNSTYY from the exons ATGGAGTCGCGGGGGAAGCCCGGGTTCAGCGGCGCGGGCAGCCTGTCCGGCAGCCGGAGGAGCTACAtgggagcggcggcggctgcggcgcccAGCAAGCCGGCGGTGGACGGGTGCGGCGTGGCGCTGCGCGTGTTCATCCTGGCGGCGACGCTGGTCGCCGCCGTGGTGATGGGCCTGGACCGGCAGACGGCCACCGTGCAGGTCACCATCGCCGACACGCTGCCGCCGCTGCAGGTCCCCGTCACGGCCAAGTGGTCCTACTCCTCCGCCTTCGT GTACTTCGTGGTGGCGAACGTGATGGCGTGCATCTTCTCGGCGGTGGCGCTGGCGGCATGCCGCAGCCGGAGCGCGGTGGTGCCGCTGATGGTCGGCGACCTGGTGGTGCAGGCGCTGCTGTTCTCGGCGGTGGGAGCGGCCGCGGAGTTCGGCATCCTGGGCGAGCGCGGCAACTCCCACGTGCGCTGGGGCAAGGTGTGCCACGTCTACAGCAGCTTCTGCGAGCGCGCCATGGCGGCCGTCATCGTCTCCCTCATCGCCGCCTTCGCCAACCTCGTCCACCTCATGTTCGCCATCCTAGACGTCCACAAAAACTCCACCTACTACTAG